Below is a genomic region from Fulvia fulva chromosome 5, complete sequence.
CCGACCAACAGCCAGCAAAGAAGCAGAAGACCAACATCTTCAGCCGCTTCTTGCCCACGACGCTTAGCCGACCTGCACCACCCCCGATCCAGGTCACCGGCTACTAGACACACCCAAAAGTTCTTTGACAGACACTTTTCACAGCTTCGATGCACAACATAGACACTTACCTAATACGGTCTTTACCACAACAACCACCAAAACGAACTAAAAGGAGCGACACAGCAAACGACGACATGATGCATACGGCATGGCGCGACGACTTGGCTCGGTGGGCAGGACCTTCATGAGCTGGTCCTTTCTTGGTCCTTATTGTATGCATTGGTTGAGAGAAATAGCATTATACCACCTGAGAGCATTTTGCGGTGTTGCTTCGGCTGGCTTCCAAGTGCTGGGAGCTTGCAGCTTTTGTGCAGGCTGGAGCGAGATGATTGAAGATGACGGGAGGAGATGATGGGACACGACAGACGATAGACCAGTACCAAGATGCAATGAGAGATGTCTTGACTGGTCACAAACTTTTTCCCAACCTCTTTTCTGTTCTCCGCAAGATTTTCTCCGTGGTTGCATGAAGTTCATGCAAGCAGTAGCGTTACCCACCTTGCTTCATGCAGTGCACATGCCGGTGATGTCTCGCCCAGCCGCCAGTGGAAAAGGCTAACGACTAGGGCATCGGCGAGCTCTATCCGACGCTGGATATCAGCCCGACACGGGACGACGATCTCACATGACGGTGCTGACAGTGATCACACTTCATGGCTCTCACGTTGTGCATGTCACGTCGCCTGGCAAGACTTCGCATATCACGGGAACACATCTCCCAGGACCTGCAGTCCAGCGACAGCCATCCGATGCCACGCAATGCCATGCGTACACTCTCACGTGAAGCCGGCTTTGCTGCCAAACCTTGCTTCCAACATCACGAACTCTAGAAATCCCACACTGAACCTTCTTCATGCACATCTCTTAGTTGAACTCTGTGCATAACAAATGAGAGAAAGGACCCTCCGAAACACGATGCGATCGTTGCGTGTACAGGTATGTATATCTAGGGTGTTGGTTCTGTTCAAGAAGCTTCTGCCGAACACACATGTACACTTGCCATGTATCCTTCACCCACCTCATTACCACTGCCTTAGCGACTACCAACTCACGACTCCCCTCTCACGGTCGAACCCTCCTCGTAGCTGGCGCTCTGGCTTCACGACCTTGCCTTGCAATACTGTATAGCGAACGACATTCTCGCAGTCCTCAGGTCGGATTCTCGCCAGCCAGATGCACTGCGCCGCCTCGCCTTCTACGTCCCCACCCATGATCTTCTCCTCAGCGCCACCGTTGATCTGCTCCTGCACTGTTCGGCTTCGCTCTGCTTTGCGGTACACCATCATGTTCGCGCTGTACTTGTGGCCTCCTGTATGCGAAATGAAGTATAGACCCACGCCGCCAGGCCTGGTATCGTCCAGATCGCGGTATAGACCCAGTGGCCGTAGTTGACGTTCGAGCTCTTTCTTCAGGAGGGGTGCGGATTGACCGCAGCGGGCATCGCGGGTGGCTTGCGAGCAGATGAGGATGATGTATTTGTGTGGGCAAGTCCGCAGTGACAGGCCGGCTGGGAGGTCTTTCGGTATGGATGGCATTGGGACTTTCTCGATCGATGCAGGATCCGATACTGAGCCATTGCCGTTTGTTACGCCGTTGGTGAGCGAGTGCTGTGGTAGAGGGGTTGTGTTGGTAGGTGCGGTGTTGATGACGCTTCGTATGAGCTCGGGTACGTGCTTTGGTGTTACATTATCGACGAATGTGAAGGAGGGCATGAGCAGGACTGTGGTAGGTTTGTCTTCGCCGTATGGATCGCCGTGTTCTGGGGTTGGCATGTTGGTCGCGCTGAGCATGAGCTTCCCGTCGACGTCACTGATGTGCTTCCCAATCGCCTCCATTACACTGCCCTTCTCATCTTCGACAGCCCGTACCCAGTCGGTCTTGCCCGTAGCAACCAGGAGATGTCTATTCCAGCCATTGATTCCGCCATAAAGCTTGTCGTCCTCCTCGATGCTGAACTTCTTCGGGTAGGAGATGCTGCAGCTCGCGCAGTCGCGGAGGCAATCGTCGCCGTCTATCTCAGGTCTCGTTCGAGGGAAGAGCGCGTCGATGCCCTTCGCTGTCTGGAATCCATCGTCGCGAGGCTTGAGCTCGTCGTTTGCAGGGGTACCAAGCCACCTCTCGCTCAGGCCTCGTAGCATGATTTTTGCGCGGAGCTTGGTCATGTCGGCTCGTGCGAACAGGCGGGTATACCTTATCAATCAATCAGATTGCGGGGCCACACTGTCGGAACGCTAATGTCCGCCCAAAGCCGCGCCGTCCTTTGTTGATGTCGGGTGCTTGGGGACCAGTAGTCGCTTGCAGATTACTAGCAAACTCGAGTGCTCGTTTCAAGATTCCGTACTGTCGCAGCAATGAATATATCTTGCTTCGATGTTTGTTGCGTCGAATCAGCGTCGTACGAAGTACAGCCAGTCGAGCTCGGACGCCGAGACTGCGGTCGGCGGAAGCATTGAACAAACCGCGTTCATACTGGACGGTTCTCGCGAGAACAAGTGTATCCAACTCCACGGACTTTCCACCGAACTGTACTGCCAATGCCATCCTGCGGAGGCATCTGAGGCGTCAGTGACGGCAACAGGTTCCTGTCGCGTTTCGTCGCTGCCGCTACTAGACACGCGACTTCCCGTTGTCGCAACGCATCTGGAGTCATGTTGAGCGGTAGGTACGCTTGGTCAGTCATTCACTGCAAGAACGAAGTTACAGCTTTACACCCTAGCGTACATATATCTTCGATAGGCGCTCCTCAGGGCGATGATAGTCCGTCCGAGGCCGTGacaccgctatagctaaacACGTGGGAGCATGGCCTCACTGTCCAGAGAGATGATATTCCTCACCGGAGCACCTGCTGGAAACGACTTGCGCTGGACCGAGACCCACCTTACGCCATACTTCGGCCCCCAATTTCGACGGTATTTGGGCGACAGCATTGAGGATGACAGTACTACGCAGATCACAACAACTTCAGCAACGCATCCTCTTGCCAAATGGCGCTCTGTCCCAATGCCTGCAGATGCATCGCAGCAGGACCAAGATCCAGCGAAAGGCGCGCAGTTTCTATCTTTTGGGGAAGGCCTCAACAACGACGACGATGATCTTGAGCACAGACGCTTTCTGGAGCATTCTCTGGCAATCCTGCAGGATCTGGACTCGTCTCAAATCGAGGTACCAGACGGTACCGACCTCGACGATACGAACACCATGAGGTTTGGCTCTTTCGGCGGGACACTTACTTCAGAGCTGTCGCTACAAGAAAGCGATGCTTCTATGGTCAGCACATCTTCAGAACCGGCTGGACCACAAGCTATTGTATTCGAAGGACCACTCACCGATCTGAGGCGCATCCCGAATGCGCAACACCTACACGCGATTCAACCTCAGACCATGACTGTGAACATACTTGCATCCGTCATTGTGGTCAAGCCGACGCGTACCGTGCAGCTACGGCGCCGTAACGCAGAGATGGACATCGTGGAGATAATCTTTGGCGACGAGACCAAGGCGAACTTTACCATCAGCTTCTGGTTGGTACCTGTCGACAGTCAAGCCGCCCGTTTGCCAAAGCAAGGCAGTCTGCGGGAGACAGTCTCGCAACTGCGCTCTGGCGATGTTGTGATAGCGACACACATCGCTCTGAACGATTTCAATGGCAACGTCTATGGCAATAGTCTGAGCAAGCGCACCACGAGGAATAACACGACGTTGATCAGACTATCGGGTTCAATCACCGGACTTTCGGCGCCGGCCGCTAGCAAATTGAGTCGCGTGCGCAACTGGTCTAAACAGTTTGTTGGCGGAACGAAACGTGCATCGTCGCCGGAATCTTCGCCGGGCAGAGACTCGAAGCGCCGTATAGAATTAATCTTGCCCGCGGATACGCAGCCGTATGGATAACGACTGTCCATCTGTAGGCTCAAAGTTCTATCGAGTCCTAGCGCAGATCTTGCGTAGAAGGTATGACGTTGAACGGACAAGGATTGAACCCCCCATAGCCACACTTCTATGTCAGACTGATGAAGATTCCTCTACTGACCTCCACTTCGGTGTATGAGGCCTGCTCCGAGCCACTTCTGCTTCATCTCGATTCCTTCCAACATGCTTTCGCAAGAGGTACGCGGCGTTCCACGGAGATCAGGTCACAGCAACGGTTCAACGCGCAGACAATCTGGACACTTTCCTCAGCCCGTAAGTATCGACACGCTGTCAGCCGTCCCTTGGCACTCACTCAAAGCACATGAGTGTACGACCAGCGCATCGTTCGGCGTACCCTTGATTGCGAACCACGTCCCACACTGAGAGGACCTGGTGATCATGCAGCAGCATCTCGGGACTCTAGATCGTTGTACGTCTTTTGCCCGTGGCTGCAGAGCAGGCTCCATGCTTACAGAGCCGCAATCTTTTCATGCTATAAAAGCATTACTGCAGCACAGCTTGGCGTATTGGCCAAATTGGTCCCTGCGAAGTAATACTGACTGAAAGAATAGCGACCATGAGTACCCACAGCACCACAGATGCAGCCTGGTCACGATACAGGCAACCAGCATACATCAGGGATTTGCCCCAGGAAGTGAGGTACCAAATCCTCAACTACAGCCTCTACACATCCATCGGAAAGGCCCATGGAATCATCGATGGTACTTGGTTGAGTTCAATGCTAGGTGACCCGTACTTTTCGAAGGACGCACTCGACGAATTTCGACTTGAACATATGCGGAATCCTGGCCTACAGGTCCTTTTTAAAAATGTCGAAGACCTGGCTCGTTTGGCGTCCGTGGTAGAGAGCTGCTACGGCGAGGATCCAGTGCCCGTTTGTCTTCGGAACATAATCCTCGATCTTTCAGCCTGCTACTCTGAGCTTCGCTCGCCTCAAAGCGAGCATATCAGCCACACTCTGAGGACTCTCCTGACCGTGCTGCCAAGTCTCAACAGGCCTATCATTCGGGTACACCTGCGATTCTTGGATTATCTAGCAACGGCTGCGTTCGAGGATTTCCTGTACTATCGCATCTATGAGAAGAATGCTCTGCCCTCGCTAGAGAGCCTGGAGTTCGAGATCACTGCTGGACAGTTGAACCTTGCGGCGGAGCAGCATGATCATGGTCCCAGAAAGCATCACACACATCACTGGGCCAGGATCACCCGCTTCCCTGATGCACATGGTCGCTTCATCCAGGACGCTGTCTGCGAGACATCATCTGCAAAGTAccagagcaggaagaggcaCTACCGTGTACGCTTGCGCAAGATGCACCATCCCGGTTGAATCGCGTCGCCAGGTTCCTGGACGCTGGTCAACATGAAGCGAGTGCGTATGCCATTCGCATGTGGATGCATGCAGGCGACCGAGTGACAGTAAGAACGTCTAGCTCGACGCCACCAAGCTGGGCCTCACAACTTACTGCTGCCAAGCCTGCGAGTACGATCGCACCTTCATCCCTCGTTAGGAGCGGCTGTTGAATTGAGAATTGCTCCCAAGACATGCGACATGACTCCTGGAGGTCAAAAGACAGCCAGAGACGTACTCAGACCTCGCCATTGCTGCACACCGTGCATTCCGCATGCGGCTTCAATGCAGCGAGACGCTCGACGGTACAATGATATCGGCTACCCTCGGTGGTCGTAGTGATGTCTCAGTCACTCATGCTGAGGCACAAATGTGCTAAAGTGGCGCCCATGTATCAGAATGGTGGCGCCGTCGACTGAGGCTCGATCTTGCTGGAAGAAGACTTCATGGCCTTAGAGAAGTCCCGAGATCATCTGGAGAGCTCTGGTACCCTGTTCGCTACTGGACTCGACAACATAGCATCAAGGACGCAAGTCGATGTTGCGTGTCTTCAGGTCGAACGCCTTGCAAAGCTATTGACACCGCATCTTCTGGGCAACGCGTGGCCGACACTTTCCATTCCAATCTCTATCAGCGAGCATGGGCTGTCTATGGTATAGCACCACTGCTGCAGGGCTGACCGAAGAATATGCGTGCTATATCAGGCTGCGCCATTCTGGAACCAGGCCTTCCAACAGGTTCTTCGCTCCAGCAATTCATGCCGCGGAAGCGACTAGAACCAGTGAAGAAGAGCGCGCGATGCCAATGTCTCGCAAATTGGCTCCGTCAGTTTCCACAATCTGTGCTTGGTCAGGCTGAACGCCGGCTGTAAGTCGACGGTGCAGCCACTCTGCTGGCGCTTATGCCAAGCCGACCAATGTTCGCAGGATATATACGAGAGGGATGCAGCCTTGTGTCGACTACAGCAATCTCCATTCAGGTCTCAAGCACATACAGAAGTCAACGACAACAGCATCAACAAACCAGCAACCATGCAGTTCACTACCACAGCCCTCGCTATCCTCCTTCCAGCTTTCGCAGCAGCCATCAGCAACAGCTGTGGTGGATCCTCATTCGTTGGGGTCACTGCCA
It encodes:
- a CDS encoding Actin patches distal protein 1; the encoded protein is MTKLRAKIMLRGLSERWLGTPANDELKPRDDGFQTAKGIDALFPRTRPEIDGDDCLRDCASCSISYPKKFSIEEDDKLYGGINGWNRHLLVATGKTDWVRAVEDEKGSVMEAIGKHISDVDGKLMLSATNMPTPEHGDPYGEDKPTTVLLMPSFTFVDNVTPKHVPELIRSVINTAPTNTTPLPQHSLTNGVTNGNGSVSDPASIEKVPMPSIPKDLPAGLSLRTCPHKYIILICSQATRDARCGQSAPLLKKELERQLRPLGLYRDLDDTRPGGVGLYFISHTGGHKYSANMMVYRKAERSRTVQEQINGGAEEKIMGGDVEGEAAQCIWLARIRPEDCENVVRYTVLQGKVVKPERQLRGGFDRERGVVSW